From Flavobacterium alkalisoli, the proteins below share one genomic window:
- a CDS encoding DUF6252 family protein, whose product MKKISLLFTLFFIGLTVVSCSNDDDFQLTAPYVTYDFNGEKTYIAGENDEKKATMYNDMIEIVAHSQFANQPSSVGVSFSFRIQGEGTYNDVEFYIEKGGEGYWSKDENEQTNGTVNVTEIDTQNHTISGTFSFLAYHMYDTTTAEVTAGVFEKIPYTGTLPVTQD is encoded by the coding sequence ATGAAAAAGATTTCTTTACTGTTTACCTTATTTTTTATTGGGTTAACTGTTGTGTCATGCAGCAACGACGACGATTTTCAACTTACAGCACCTTATGTTACATATGACTTTAACGGAGAAAAAACCTATATAGCCGGAGAGAACGATGAAAAAAAGGCTACTATGTATAATGATATGATTGAGATTGTGGCTCATAGCCAATTTGCCAATCAGCCATCAAGTGTAGGTGTAAGTTTTTCTTTCCGGATTCAGGGAGAAGGAACTTATAATGATGTTGAATTTTATATAGAAAAAGGAGGAGAAGGTTATTGGAGCAAAGATGAAAATGAGCAAACAAACGGTACGGTTAACGTGACTGAAATTGATACTCAAAACCATACTATTTCGGGTACTTTTAGCTTTTTAGCTTATCATATGTATGATACAACAACAGCAGAAGTGACTGCAGGCGTGTTTGAGAAAATTCCATATACAGGTACGCTGCCTGTTACTCAGGATTAA
- the lon gene encoding endopeptidase La produces MSNQKILNIDSLSLQELDTDAELIPLMTPEDEEEMNNEQLPDDLAILPLRNMVLFPGVVIPITAGRDKSIKLINEANAGGKIIGVVAQKDEKVEEPTANDIHKVGTVARILRVLKMPDGNTTVIIQGKKRFEIDQVTTEEPYLRATIKEVAEERPEKGEVEFATIIESIKELAIQIIKESPNIPTEATFAIKNIESESFLVNFVSSNMSLSVKEKQELLAKNNLKERALETLRHMNLELQKLELKNDIQSKVRFDLDQQQREYFLHQQMKTIQEELGGVSHDQEIEEMRKKGKNKKWNQKTKEHFEKELAKLQRMNPQVAEFAIQRNYLELMLDLPWNEFSKDKFDLKRAEKILHRDHFGLEDVKKRIIEHLAVLKLRNDMKSPILCLYGPPGVGKTSIGKSVAEALGREYIRISLGGLRDEAEIRGHRKTYIGAMPGRIIQSIKKAKTSNPVFVLDEIDKLSVGPSGDPSSALLEVLDPEQNSEFYDNFLELGFDLSKVMFIATSNNMSTIQPALRDRMEIINMTGYTIEEKVEIAKRHLLPKQLKEHGLTDKDFSMSKKVLEKIVTGYTRESGVRGLEKQIAKMIRHVAKSIAMEEEYNHKATEADVLEVLGAPRMERDKYENNEVAGVVTGLAWTSVGGDILFIESLLSKGKGTLTMTGNLGNVMKESATIALEYIKANAEQLGISPEVISNYNVHIHVPEGATPKDGPSAGIAMLTSLVSSFTQRRIKKNLAMTGEITLRGRVLPVGGIKEKILAAKRAGIKEIILCEENRRDIDEIKQEYLQGLTFHYVSEMSQVVKHAITDQKVKNAKTL; encoded by the coding sequence ATGTCTAATCAGAAAATACTAAATATTGACAGTTTGTCACTTCAGGAACTGGATACAGATGCGGAATTGATTCCGTTAATGACTCCGGAGGATGAAGAGGAAATGAATAATGAGCAGCTTCCCGATGACCTCGCTATATTACCGTTACGTAATATGGTGCTTTTCCCGGGGGTGGTAATTCCTATTACTGCAGGCCGCGACAAGTCTATCAAACTAATAAACGAAGCCAACGCCGGCGGTAAGATTATTGGCGTTGTGGCTCAAAAAGATGAGAAGGTTGAAGAGCCTACTGCAAACGATATTCATAAAGTAGGTACGGTAGCCCGTATACTTCGAGTACTTAAAATGCCCGATGGTAACACAACCGTTATCATTCAGGGTAAAAAGCGCTTTGAAATTGATCAGGTAACTACAGAGGAGCCTTACCTGCGTGCAACCATTAAAGAGGTAGCCGAGGAGCGCCCTGAAAAAGGAGAGGTAGAGTTTGCTACTATTATCGAATCGATTAAGGAACTGGCTATCCAGATTATTAAGGAGAGCCCTAACATCCCTACAGAGGCTACATTTGCTATCAAAAATATTGAAAGTGAATCGTTTTTGGTAAACTTCGTGTCTTCAAACATGAGCCTTTCGGTTAAGGAAAAGCAGGAGCTTCTTGCTAAAAACAACCTTAAGGAGCGTGCGCTGGAAACCCTTCGCCACATGAACCTTGAGCTGCAAAAGCTGGAACTTAAAAACGACATCCAGAGTAAGGTGCGTTTTGACTTAGACCAACAGCAGCGTGAGTACTTCCTGCATCAGCAAATGAAAACCATTCAGGAAGAACTGGGTGGCGTTTCTCACGATCAGGAGATAGAGGAAATGCGTAAAAAAGGGAAAAATAAGAAGTGGAACCAAAAAACCAAGGAACACTTTGAGAAAGAGCTTGCCAAACTGCAGCGAATGAATCCGCAGGTGGCAGAGTTTGCCATTCAGCGTAATTACCTGGAGCTGATGCTTGACCTGCCGTGGAATGAGTTCTCTAAAGACAAGTTTGACCTTAAGCGTGCCGAGAAGATATTACACAGAGACCATTTTGGGCTTGAAGACGTTAAGAAACGTATTATAGAGCACTTAGCGGTACTTAAGCTTAGAAACGACATGAAATCGCCTATATTATGCCTTTATGGCCCTCCTGGGGTTGGTAAGACGTCCATAGGTAAGTCGGTTGCCGAAGCACTGGGCCGTGAGTACATCCGTATCTCATTAGGCGGACTTCGTGATGAGGCAGAAATTCGCGGACACCGTAAAACATATATTGGTGCTATGCCGGGCCGTATTATTCAGAGCATTAAAAAAGCAAAGACCAGCAACCCTGTATTTGTACTGGATGAGATAGATAAATTATCTGTCGGGCCAAGCGGCGACCCGTCGAGTGCGTTACTTGAAGTATTAGACCCTGAACAAAACTCAGAGTTCTATGATAACTTCCTTGAGCTTGGTTTCGACCTTAGTAAAGTAATGTTTATAGCTACGTCTAACAATATGTCTACCATCCAGCCGGCACTTCGTGACAGGATGGAAATCATAAACATGACAGGCTACACCATAGAAGAAAAAGTGGAGATCGCTAAACGCCACCTGTTACCTAAACAGCTTAAAGAACACGGACTAACCGATAAAGACTTTAGCATGAGCAAAAAGGTTCTTGAAAAGATAGTTACCGGTTATACAAGAGAGTCTGGCGTACGCGGACTTGAAAAGCAGATTGCTAAAATGATAAGGCACGTTGCCAAGAGCATTGCCATGGAAGAGGAATATAACCATAAAGCTACCGAAGCTGATGTTCTTGAAGTACTGGGCGCACCAAGAATGGAACGCGATAAGTATGAAAACAACGAGGTTGCCGGTGTGGTTACAGGCCTTGCCTGGACAAGTGTAGGCGGTGATATATTGTTTATAGAATCGTTGCTTAGCAAAGGTAAAGGAACGCTTACCATGACAGGTAACCTGGGTAATGTAATGAAGGAGTCGGCTACTATTGCGCTGGAGTACATTAAGGCCAATGCAGAGCAGTTGGGCATTAGTCCGGAAGTGATTTCAAATTACAACGTGCACATTCACGTACCGGAGGGAGCTACGCCAAAAGACGGGCCAAGTGCCGGTATTGCAATGCTAACATCACTGGTATCGTCGTTCACGCAAAGAAGGATTAAAAAGAACCTTGCCATGACAGGCGAGATTACCCTTCGCGGACGCGTATTGCCTGTAGGTGGTATTAAAGAAAAAATACTTGCAGCAAAAAGGGCGGGCATTAAGGAGATTATCCTTTGTGAGGAAAACCGTCGAGATATAGACGAAATTAAGCAGGAATACCTTCAGGGGTTAACATTCCACTATGTTAGTGAAATGAGTCAGGTGGTTAAACATGCCATTACCGACCAGAAGGTGAAGAATGCTAAAACGCTATAA
- the porQ gene encoding type IX secretion system protein PorQ, which produces MFKKAFIYLFLFTTALTYSQIGGKYTYQFLNLVTSPRQAALGGKIITLYDYDVNQAIYNPATINREMDNHLSANYGNYYGEVNYGTAAYAYTWDRHVQTFHMGVNYVDYGTFEGRDQNGLLTGDFTGSEIALSFGYAYNVPYTTLYLGTNLKFISSTLESYNSFGVALDLGAIYIDEDNDIHYAIALRNAGTQISTYAGLQEKLPFEIIAGISQEVENVPIRWHITLENLQQWNIAFSNPNRSEQSIDGEVTEEKVSFVNNALRHVILGAELFPGKSFNLRLGYNFRRGQELSIVDKRTFSGISAGVSIRFNKLRFDYSYSKYTLAANTSLLGLTINLQ; this is translated from the coding sequence ATGTTCAAAAAAGCGTTTATTTACCTCTTTTTATTCACCACGGCTCTCACATACAGCCAAATAGGGGGTAAATACACTTATCAGTTCCTAAATTTGGTTACCTCACCCCGTCAGGCGGCTTTGGGAGGTAAGATCATTACCCTTTACGATTATGACGTAAACCAGGCCATTTATAACCCGGCAACCATTAACAGGGAGATGGATAACCACCTTTCGGCAAATTATGGTAACTACTATGGTGAGGTTAATTATGGTACGGCTGCCTATGCCTATACATGGGACAGGCACGTGCAAACCTTTCATATGGGGGTTAACTATGTAGATTACGGAACTTTTGAAGGGCGCGATCAAAACGGATTGCTCACCGGAGACTTTACCGGTAGCGAAATAGCGCTTTCTTTTGGATATGCTTACAATGTGCCTTATACAACCCTGTATTTGGGTACTAACCTTAAGTTTATATCTTCAACTCTGGAAAGCTACAATTCCTTTGGGGTAGCGCTCGATTTAGGGGCTATTTATATTGACGAGGATAACGATATTCACTATGCGATTGCTTTGCGTAATGCAGGTACGCAGATTAGCACTTATGCCGGGCTGCAGGAAAAGCTTCCTTTTGAAATTATAGCGGGTATATCACAAGAGGTAGAAAACGTGCCTATTCGCTGGCATATTACCCTGGAGAATCTGCAACAGTGGAATATTGCCTTTTCTAACCCTAACCGCAGTGAACAGAGTATAGACGGCGAAGTGACCGAAGAAAAAGTTTCATTTGTAAATAATGCGTTGCGACACGTTATTTTAGGTGCCGAACTTTTTCCGGGTAAGAGCTTTAACCTTAGGCTGGGCTATAACTTTAGGAGAGGGCAGGAACTTAGTATTGTAGACAAAAGAACTTTTTCGGGAATTTCTGCGGGAGTAAGCATAAGGTTTAATAAATTGCGCTTTGATTATTCGTACTCAAAGTATACCCTTGCAGCCAATACCAGCCTGTTAGGGCTAACCATTAACCTTCAGTAA